A genomic window from Lutra lutra chromosome 17, mLutLut1.2, whole genome shotgun sequence includes:
- the PPP1R37 gene encoding protein phosphatase 1 regulatory subunit 37 isoform X3: MEIPPQEAPPGPGADGDAEEAPAEAPSPSPASSPADGRLKAAAKRVTFPSDEDIVSGAVEPKDPWRHAQNVTVDEVISAYKQACQKLNCRQIPKLLRQLQEFTDLGHRIDCLDLKGEKLDYKTCEALEEVFKRLQFRVVDLEQTNLDEDGASALFDMIEYYESATHLNISFNKHIGTRGWQAAAHMMRKQTSCLQYLDARNTPLLDHSAPFVARALRIRSSLAVLHLENASLSGRPLMLLATALKMNVNLRELYLADNKLNGLQDSAQLGNLLKFNSSLQILDLRNNHVLDSGLAYICEGLKEQKKGLETLVLWNNQLTHTGMAFLGVTLPHTHSLETLNLGHNPIGNEGVRNLKNGLISNRSVLRLGLTSTKLTCEGAVAVAEFIAESPRLLRLDLRENEIKTGGLMALSLALKVNHSLLRLDLDREPKKEAVKSFIETQKALLAEIQNGCKQNFMLAREQEEKEQRLQLSASMPEITVTEPQPDEEPGDEPATRAQENGATGPGARPDSDSDSDSEEEDGEEEDEERAEAPCPALVPPSDSLGSGDRSPPGSPSSPTEQRISVSSPGRGHKVFVVTRVESPPERAEPPVPPVPLPPPAPACPPSPPALSSLPASPALPRAEAVGAQDPGVLAPQSQLELPQSGPPLPNGLKPEFALALPPEPPPGPEAKAGSCGLEHELSCSKNEKELEELLLEASQESGQETL; the protein is encoded by the exons CCCAGAATGTGACCGTGGATGAGGTCATCAGTGCCTACAAGCAAGCCTGCCAGAAGCTGAACTGCAGACAGATCCCCAAGCTCCTCCGGCAGCTCCAG GAGTTCACAGACCTCGGACACCGCATCGATTGTCTGGACCTGAAAG GTGAGAAGCTCGACTACAAGACCTGCGAGGCCCTGGAAGAGGTCTTCAAGAGGCTGCAGTTCAGGGTCGTGGATCTGGAGCAGACGAACCTGGATGAGGAT GGTGCTTCGGCCCTCTTTGACATGATTGAGTACTACGAGTCGGCCACCCACCTCAACATCTCCTTCAACAAGCACATTGGCACCCGGGGCTGGCAGGCCGCTGCCCACATGATGCGCAAG CAGACGAGCTGCCTGCAGTACTTGGACGCCCGAAACACGCCCCTGCTGGACCACTCCGCGCCCTTTGTGGCCCGCGCCCTGCGTATCCGCAGCAGCTTGGCGGTGCTGCATCTGGAGAACGCCAGCCTGTCGGGGCGGCCCCTCATGCTGCTTG CCACGGCACTGAAGATGAACGTCAATCTTCGGGAGCTCTACTTGGCCGATAACAAGCTCAACGGCCTGCAGGACTCGGCCCAGCTGGGCAACCTGCTCAAGTTCAACTCCTCCCTGCAGATCCTGGATCTCCGGAACAACCATGTGCTGGACTCAG GTCTGGCCTACATCTGCGAGGGCCTCAAGGAGCAGAAGAAGGGGCTAGAGACCCTGGTGCTGTGGAACAACCAGCTGACGCACACTGGCATGGCCTTCCTGGGCGTGACGCTG CCTCACACACACAGCCTGGAGACGCTGAACCTGGGCCACAACCCCATCGGGAACGAGGGCGTGCGGAACCTCAAGAACGGCCTCATCAGCAACCGCAGCGTGCTGCGCCTTGGCCTGACCTCCACCAAGCTCACGTGCGAGG GCGCGGTGGCCGTGGCAGAGTTCATCGCCGAGAGCCCCCGCCTCCTGAGACTGGACCTTCGGGAGAACGAGATCAAGACGGGCGGGCTCATGGCACTGTCCTTGGCCCTCAAGGTGAACCACTCACTGCTGCGCCTCGACCTTGACCGTGAGCCCAAGAAGGAGGCG GTGAAGAGCTTCATCGAGACGCAGAAGGCGCTGCTCGCAGAGATCCAGAACGGCTGCAAGCAGAACTTCATGCTGGCGCgcgagcaggaggagaaggagcagcgGCTGCAGCTCTCCGCCTCCATGCCTGAGATCACCGTCACCGAGCCCCAGCCCGACGAGGAGCCCGGGGACGAGCCCGCCACCAGGGCCCAGGAGAACGGGGCCACGGGCCCTGGTGCCAGGCCGGACTCAGACTCAGACTCAGACTccgaggaggaggatggggaggaagaagatgaggagaGGGCTGaggccccctgccccgccctggTGCCCCCCTCGGactccctgggctctggggacaggagccccccaggcagcccctcctcccccaccgaGCAGCGTATTTCTGTGTCCAGCCCAGGCCGGGGCCACAAAGTGTTTGTGGTGACTCGGGTGGAGAGCCCTCCCGAGAGGGCAGAGCCCCCGGTTCCCCCCGTCCCTCTTCccccccctgctcctgcttgtcctccctccccacctgctttATCCTCCCTGCCCGCCTCACCCGCCCTGCCACGGGCTGAGGCCGTCGGCGCTCAGGACCCAGGGGTGTTGGCGCCTCAGTCACAGCTGGAGCTGCCTCAGTCAGGGCCACCGCTGCCCAACGGCCTGAAGCCTGAGTTTGCCCTCGCACTGCCCCCAGAGCCACCCCCGGGACCTGAGGCCAAGGCGGGCAGCTGTGGCCTGGAACATG AACTGAGCTGCTCCAAGAACGAGAAGGAGCTCGAGGAGCTGCTTCTGGAAGCCAGTCAGGAATCTGGGCAGGAGACACTGTGA
- the PPP1R37 gene encoding protein phosphatase 1 regulatory subunit 37 isoform X1 gives MLQCQTGAGLAMCSSPASPGSGTSHRLALSELSWPPLRKWSRDSASFGSPSWLREPVPGKSSASCLLQTQCFSSSSLARGRADWSSGSDDCHLQGGDARTHVQKPSHDVEAPAIPVDESQAQNVTVDEVISAYKQACQKLNCRQIPKLLRQLQEFTDLGHRIDCLDLKGEKLDYKTCEALEEVFKRLQFRVVDLEQTNLDEDGASALFDMIEYYESATHLNISFNKHIGTRGWQAAAHMMRKQTSCLQYLDARNTPLLDHSAPFVARALRIRSSLAVLHLENASLSGRPLMLLATALKMNVNLRELYLADNKLNGLQDSAQLGNLLKFNSSLQILDLRNNHVLDSGLAYICEGLKEQKKGLETLVLWNNQLTHTGMAFLGVTLPHTHSLETLNLGHNPIGNEGVRNLKNGLISNRSVLRLGLTSTKLTCEGAVAVAEFIAESPRLLRLDLRENEIKTGGLMALSLALKVNHSLLRLDLDREPKKEAVKSFIETQKALLAEIQNGCKQNFMLAREQEEKEQRLQLSASMPEITVTEPQPDEEPGDEPATRAQENGATGPGARPDSDSDSDSEEEDGEEEDEERAEAPCPALVPPSDSLGSGDRSPPGSPSSPTEQRISVSSPGRGHKVFVVTRVESPPERAEPPVPPVPLPPPAPACPPSPPALSSLPASPALPRAEAVGAQDPGVLAPQSQLELPQSGPPLPNGLKPEFALALPPEPPPGPEAKAGSCGLEHELSCSKNEKELEELLLEASQESGQETL, from the exons ATGCTCCAGTGTCAGACCGGCGCGGGTCTGGCCATGTGTTCCAGTCCCGCCTCTCCTGGCTCCGGGACCTCACACAGACTTGCCCTCTCTGAGCTGAGCTGGCCTCCCCTTAGAAAATGGAGTCGTGACTCTGCCAGCTTTGGGTCTCCGAGCTGGCTGAGAGAACCTGTGCCTGGAAAATCCTCAGCATCGTGCCTCCTGCAGA CCCAGTGTTTCTCATCTTCCTCACTGGCACGGGGAAGAGCAGACTGGAGCAGCGGCTCTGATGACTGCCATCTCCAGGGTGGTGACGCACGGACACACGTGCAGAAACCGTCACATGATGTGGAAGCACCTGCCATCCCTGTTGACGAGTCTCAGG CCCAGAATGTGACCGTGGATGAGGTCATCAGTGCCTACAAGCAAGCCTGCCAGAAGCTGAACTGCAGACAGATCCCCAAGCTCCTCCGGCAGCTCCAG GAGTTCACAGACCTCGGACACCGCATCGATTGTCTGGACCTGAAAG GTGAGAAGCTCGACTACAAGACCTGCGAGGCCCTGGAAGAGGTCTTCAAGAGGCTGCAGTTCAGGGTCGTGGATCTGGAGCAGACGAACCTGGATGAGGAT GGTGCTTCGGCCCTCTTTGACATGATTGAGTACTACGAGTCGGCCACCCACCTCAACATCTCCTTCAACAAGCACATTGGCACCCGGGGCTGGCAGGCCGCTGCCCACATGATGCGCAAG CAGACGAGCTGCCTGCAGTACTTGGACGCCCGAAACACGCCCCTGCTGGACCACTCCGCGCCCTTTGTGGCCCGCGCCCTGCGTATCCGCAGCAGCTTGGCGGTGCTGCATCTGGAGAACGCCAGCCTGTCGGGGCGGCCCCTCATGCTGCTTG CCACGGCACTGAAGATGAACGTCAATCTTCGGGAGCTCTACTTGGCCGATAACAAGCTCAACGGCCTGCAGGACTCGGCCCAGCTGGGCAACCTGCTCAAGTTCAACTCCTCCCTGCAGATCCTGGATCTCCGGAACAACCATGTGCTGGACTCAG GTCTGGCCTACATCTGCGAGGGCCTCAAGGAGCAGAAGAAGGGGCTAGAGACCCTGGTGCTGTGGAACAACCAGCTGACGCACACTGGCATGGCCTTCCTGGGCGTGACGCTG CCTCACACACACAGCCTGGAGACGCTGAACCTGGGCCACAACCCCATCGGGAACGAGGGCGTGCGGAACCTCAAGAACGGCCTCATCAGCAACCGCAGCGTGCTGCGCCTTGGCCTGACCTCCACCAAGCTCACGTGCGAGG GCGCGGTGGCCGTGGCAGAGTTCATCGCCGAGAGCCCCCGCCTCCTGAGACTGGACCTTCGGGAGAACGAGATCAAGACGGGCGGGCTCATGGCACTGTCCTTGGCCCTCAAGGTGAACCACTCACTGCTGCGCCTCGACCTTGACCGTGAGCCCAAGAAGGAGGCG GTGAAGAGCTTCATCGAGACGCAGAAGGCGCTGCTCGCAGAGATCCAGAACGGCTGCAAGCAGAACTTCATGCTGGCGCgcgagcaggaggagaaggagcagcgGCTGCAGCTCTCCGCCTCCATGCCTGAGATCACCGTCACCGAGCCCCAGCCCGACGAGGAGCCCGGGGACGAGCCCGCCACCAGGGCCCAGGAGAACGGGGCCACGGGCCCTGGTGCCAGGCCGGACTCAGACTCAGACTCAGACTccgaggaggaggatggggaggaagaagatgaggagaGGGCTGaggccccctgccccgccctggTGCCCCCCTCGGactccctgggctctggggacaggagccccccaggcagcccctcctcccccaccgaGCAGCGTATTTCTGTGTCCAGCCCAGGCCGGGGCCACAAAGTGTTTGTGGTGACTCGGGTGGAGAGCCCTCCCGAGAGGGCAGAGCCCCCGGTTCCCCCCGTCCCTCTTCccccccctgctcctgcttgtcctccctccccacctgctttATCCTCCCTGCCCGCCTCACCCGCCCTGCCACGGGCTGAGGCCGTCGGCGCTCAGGACCCAGGGGTGTTGGCGCCTCAGTCACAGCTGGAGCTGCCTCAGTCAGGGCCACCGCTGCCCAACGGCCTGAAGCCTGAGTTTGCCCTCGCACTGCCCCCAGAGCCACCCCCGGGACCTGAGGCCAAGGCGGGCAGCTGTGGCCTGGAACATG AACTGAGCTGCTCCAAGAACGAGAAGGAGCTCGAGGAGCTGCTTCTGGAAGCCAGTCAGGAATCTGGGCAGGAGACACTGTGA
- the PPP1R37 gene encoding protein phosphatase 1 regulatory subunit 37 isoform X2, translating into MLQCQTGAGLAMCSSPASPGSGTSHRLALSELSWPPLRKWSRDSASFGSPSWLREPVPGKSSASCLLQTQCFSSSSLARGRADWSSGSDDCHLQGGDARTHVQKPSHDVEAPAIPVDESQAQNVTVDEVISAYKQACQKLNCRQIPKLLRQLQEFTDLGHRIDCLDLKGEKLDYKTCEALEEVFKRLQFRVVDLEQTNLDEDGASALFDMIEYYESATHLNISFNKHIGTRGWQAAAHMMRKTSCLQYLDARNTPLLDHSAPFVARALRIRSSLAVLHLENASLSGRPLMLLATALKMNVNLRELYLADNKLNGLQDSAQLGNLLKFNSSLQILDLRNNHVLDSGLAYICEGLKEQKKGLETLVLWNNQLTHTGMAFLGVTLPHTHSLETLNLGHNPIGNEGVRNLKNGLISNRSVLRLGLTSTKLTCEGAVAVAEFIAESPRLLRLDLRENEIKTGGLMALSLALKVNHSLLRLDLDREPKKEAVKSFIETQKALLAEIQNGCKQNFMLAREQEEKEQRLQLSASMPEITVTEPQPDEEPGDEPATRAQENGATGPGARPDSDSDSDSEEEDGEEEDEERAEAPCPALVPPSDSLGSGDRSPPGSPSSPTEQRISVSSPGRGHKVFVVTRVESPPERAEPPVPPVPLPPPAPACPPSPPALSSLPASPALPRAEAVGAQDPGVLAPQSQLELPQSGPPLPNGLKPEFALALPPEPPPGPEAKAGSCGLEHELSCSKNEKELEELLLEASQESGQETL; encoded by the exons ATGCTCCAGTGTCAGACCGGCGCGGGTCTGGCCATGTGTTCCAGTCCCGCCTCTCCTGGCTCCGGGACCTCACACAGACTTGCCCTCTCTGAGCTGAGCTGGCCTCCCCTTAGAAAATGGAGTCGTGACTCTGCCAGCTTTGGGTCTCCGAGCTGGCTGAGAGAACCTGTGCCTGGAAAATCCTCAGCATCGTGCCTCCTGCAGA CCCAGTGTTTCTCATCTTCCTCACTGGCACGGGGAAGAGCAGACTGGAGCAGCGGCTCTGATGACTGCCATCTCCAGGGTGGTGACGCACGGACACACGTGCAGAAACCGTCACATGATGTGGAAGCACCTGCCATCCCTGTTGACGAGTCTCAGG CCCAGAATGTGACCGTGGATGAGGTCATCAGTGCCTACAAGCAAGCCTGCCAGAAGCTGAACTGCAGACAGATCCCCAAGCTCCTCCGGCAGCTCCAG GAGTTCACAGACCTCGGACACCGCATCGATTGTCTGGACCTGAAAG GTGAGAAGCTCGACTACAAGACCTGCGAGGCCCTGGAAGAGGTCTTCAAGAGGCTGCAGTTCAGGGTCGTGGATCTGGAGCAGACGAACCTGGATGAGGAT GGTGCTTCGGCCCTCTTTGACATGATTGAGTACTACGAGTCGGCCACCCACCTCAACATCTCCTTCAACAAGCACATTGGCACCCGGGGCTGGCAGGCCGCTGCCCACATGATGCGCAAG ACGAGCTGCCTGCAGTACTTGGACGCCCGAAACACGCCCCTGCTGGACCACTCCGCGCCCTTTGTGGCCCGCGCCCTGCGTATCCGCAGCAGCTTGGCGGTGCTGCATCTGGAGAACGCCAGCCTGTCGGGGCGGCCCCTCATGCTGCTTG CCACGGCACTGAAGATGAACGTCAATCTTCGGGAGCTCTACTTGGCCGATAACAAGCTCAACGGCCTGCAGGACTCGGCCCAGCTGGGCAACCTGCTCAAGTTCAACTCCTCCCTGCAGATCCTGGATCTCCGGAACAACCATGTGCTGGACTCAG GTCTGGCCTACATCTGCGAGGGCCTCAAGGAGCAGAAGAAGGGGCTAGAGACCCTGGTGCTGTGGAACAACCAGCTGACGCACACTGGCATGGCCTTCCTGGGCGTGACGCTG CCTCACACACACAGCCTGGAGACGCTGAACCTGGGCCACAACCCCATCGGGAACGAGGGCGTGCGGAACCTCAAGAACGGCCTCATCAGCAACCGCAGCGTGCTGCGCCTTGGCCTGACCTCCACCAAGCTCACGTGCGAGG GCGCGGTGGCCGTGGCAGAGTTCATCGCCGAGAGCCCCCGCCTCCTGAGACTGGACCTTCGGGAGAACGAGATCAAGACGGGCGGGCTCATGGCACTGTCCTTGGCCCTCAAGGTGAACCACTCACTGCTGCGCCTCGACCTTGACCGTGAGCCCAAGAAGGAGGCG GTGAAGAGCTTCATCGAGACGCAGAAGGCGCTGCTCGCAGAGATCCAGAACGGCTGCAAGCAGAACTTCATGCTGGCGCgcgagcaggaggagaaggagcagcgGCTGCAGCTCTCCGCCTCCATGCCTGAGATCACCGTCACCGAGCCCCAGCCCGACGAGGAGCCCGGGGACGAGCCCGCCACCAGGGCCCAGGAGAACGGGGCCACGGGCCCTGGTGCCAGGCCGGACTCAGACTCAGACTCAGACTccgaggaggaggatggggaggaagaagatgaggagaGGGCTGaggccccctgccccgccctggTGCCCCCCTCGGactccctgggctctggggacaggagccccccaggcagcccctcctcccccaccgaGCAGCGTATTTCTGTGTCCAGCCCAGGCCGGGGCCACAAAGTGTTTGTGGTGACTCGGGTGGAGAGCCCTCCCGAGAGGGCAGAGCCCCCGGTTCCCCCCGTCCCTCTTCccccccctgctcctgcttgtcctccctccccacctgctttATCCTCCCTGCCCGCCTCACCCGCCCTGCCACGGGCTGAGGCCGTCGGCGCTCAGGACCCAGGGGTGTTGGCGCCTCAGTCACAGCTGGAGCTGCCTCAGTCAGGGCCACCGCTGCCCAACGGCCTGAAGCCTGAGTTTGCCCTCGCACTGCCCCCAGAGCCACCCCCGGGACCTGAGGCCAAGGCGGGCAGCTGTGGCCTGGAACATG AACTGAGCTGCTCCAAGAACGAGAAGGAGCTCGAGGAGCTGCTTCTGGAAGCCAGTCAGGAATCTGGGCAGGAGACACTGTGA
- the PPP1R37 gene encoding protein phosphatase 1 regulatory subunit 37 isoform X4: protein MEIPPQEAPPGPGADGDAEEAPAEAPSPSPASSPADGRLKAAAKRVTFPSDEDIVSGAVEPKDPWRHAQNVTVDEVISAYKQACQKLNCRQIPKLLRQLQEFTDLGHRIDCLDLKGEKLDYKTCEALEEVFKRLQFRVVDLEQTNLDEDGASALFDMIEYYESATHLNISFNKHIGTRGWQAAAHMMRKTSCLQYLDARNTPLLDHSAPFVARALRIRSSLAVLHLENASLSGRPLMLLATALKMNVNLRELYLADNKLNGLQDSAQLGNLLKFNSSLQILDLRNNHVLDSGLAYICEGLKEQKKGLETLVLWNNQLTHTGMAFLGVTLPHTHSLETLNLGHNPIGNEGVRNLKNGLISNRSVLRLGLTSTKLTCEGAVAVAEFIAESPRLLRLDLRENEIKTGGLMALSLALKVNHSLLRLDLDREPKKEAVKSFIETQKALLAEIQNGCKQNFMLAREQEEKEQRLQLSASMPEITVTEPQPDEEPGDEPATRAQENGATGPGARPDSDSDSDSEEEDGEEEDEERAEAPCPALVPPSDSLGSGDRSPPGSPSSPTEQRISVSSPGRGHKVFVVTRVESPPERAEPPVPPVPLPPPAPACPPSPPALSSLPASPALPRAEAVGAQDPGVLAPQSQLELPQSGPPLPNGLKPEFALALPPEPPPGPEAKAGSCGLEHELSCSKNEKELEELLLEASQESGQETL, encoded by the exons CCCAGAATGTGACCGTGGATGAGGTCATCAGTGCCTACAAGCAAGCCTGCCAGAAGCTGAACTGCAGACAGATCCCCAAGCTCCTCCGGCAGCTCCAG GAGTTCACAGACCTCGGACACCGCATCGATTGTCTGGACCTGAAAG GTGAGAAGCTCGACTACAAGACCTGCGAGGCCCTGGAAGAGGTCTTCAAGAGGCTGCAGTTCAGGGTCGTGGATCTGGAGCAGACGAACCTGGATGAGGAT GGTGCTTCGGCCCTCTTTGACATGATTGAGTACTACGAGTCGGCCACCCACCTCAACATCTCCTTCAACAAGCACATTGGCACCCGGGGCTGGCAGGCCGCTGCCCACATGATGCGCAAG ACGAGCTGCCTGCAGTACTTGGACGCCCGAAACACGCCCCTGCTGGACCACTCCGCGCCCTTTGTGGCCCGCGCCCTGCGTATCCGCAGCAGCTTGGCGGTGCTGCATCTGGAGAACGCCAGCCTGTCGGGGCGGCCCCTCATGCTGCTTG CCACGGCACTGAAGATGAACGTCAATCTTCGGGAGCTCTACTTGGCCGATAACAAGCTCAACGGCCTGCAGGACTCGGCCCAGCTGGGCAACCTGCTCAAGTTCAACTCCTCCCTGCAGATCCTGGATCTCCGGAACAACCATGTGCTGGACTCAG GTCTGGCCTACATCTGCGAGGGCCTCAAGGAGCAGAAGAAGGGGCTAGAGACCCTGGTGCTGTGGAACAACCAGCTGACGCACACTGGCATGGCCTTCCTGGGCGTGACGCTG CCTCACACACACAGCCTGGAGACGCTGAACCTGGGCCACAACCCCATCGGGAACGAGGGCGTGCGGAACCTCAAGAACGGCCTCATCAGCAACCGCAGCGTGCTGCGCCTTGGCCTGACCTCCACCAAGCTCACGTGCGAGG GCGCGGTGGCCGTGGCAGAGTTCATCGCCGAGAGCCCCCGCCTCCTGAGACTGGACCTTCGGGAGAACGAGATCAAGACGGGCGGGCTCATGGCACTGTCCTTGGCCCTCAAGGTGAACCACTCACTGCTGCGCCTCGACCTTGACCGTGAGCCCAAGAAGGAGGCG GTGAAGAGCTTCATCGAGACGCAGAAGGCGCTGCTCGCAGAGATCCAGAACGGCTGCAAGCAGAACTTCATGCTGGCGCgcgagcaggaggagaaggagcagcgGCTGCAGCTCTCCGCCTCCATGCCTGAGATCACCGTCACCGAGCCCCAGCCCGACGAGGAGCCCGGGGACGAGCCCGCCACCAGGGCCCAGGAGAACGGGGCCACGGGCCCTGGTGCCAGGCCGGACTCAGACTCAGACTCAGACTccgaggaggaggatggggaggaagaagatgaggagaGGGCTGaggccccctgccccgccctggTGCCCCCCTCGGactccctgggctctggggacaggagccccccaggcagcccctcctcccccaccgaGCAGCGTATTTCTGTGTCCAGCCCAGGCCGGGGCCACAAAGTGTTTGTGGTGACTCGGGTGGAGAGCCCTCCCGAGAGGGCAGAGCCCCCGGTTCCCCCCGTCCCTCTTCccccccctgctcctgcttgtcctccctccccacctgctttATCCTCCCTGCCCGCCTCACCCGCCCTGCCACGGGCTGAGGCCGTCGGCGCTCAGGACCCAGGGGTGTTGGCGCCTCAGTCACAGCTGGAGCTGCCTCAGTCAGGGCCACCGCTGCCCAACGGCCTGAAGCCTGAGTTTGCCCTCGCACTGCCCCCAGAGCCACCCCCGGGACCTGAGGCCAAGGCGGGCAGCTGTGGCCTGGAACATG AACTGAGCTGCTCCAAGAACGAGAAGGAGCTCGAGGAGCTGCTTCTGGAAGCCAGTCAGGAATCTGGGCAGGAGACACTGTGA